A stretch of the Pan troglodytes isolate AG18354 chromosome 20, NHGRI_mPanTro3-v2.0_pri, whole genome shotgun sequence genome encodes the following:
- the LOC129138080 gene encoding putative HTLV-1-related endogenous sequence: MSYYNTNESAGDSAAPAGPRPPPAPSRWRRSRRSFLGARISPQERAQIRRPRCAALSGRAVPAPLKGHRFTTRRVDRDREGRPTAALPPQHSRPRTRRLFLLLSPGDRVSRTAAAPGRVLKRPWLRLPGRRPGATSADPPAVPARAPGWAGAGRPLAAVLGNL, translated from the coding sequence ATGAGCTATTACAACACGAACGAAAGCGCTGGTGACTCCGCAGCGCCGGCCGGTCCCCGGCCACCACCCGCGCCGTCCCGATGGCGCCGCTCGCGTCGCTCCTTTCTCGGCGCCAGGATCTCTCCCCAGGAACGAGCGCAGATCCGGAGGCCGCGCTGCGCCGCGCTGTCAGGACGCGCAGTTCCCGCCCCGCTGAAGGGACACCGTTTTACAACACGCCGCGTAGACCGTGACAGGGAAGGAAGGCCCACGGCAGCGCTCCCTCCTCAGCACTCGCGGCCGCGGACACGACGCCTGTTCCTCCTCCTCTCACCTGGTGACCGGGTGTCCCGAACCGCGGCCGCTCCCGGGCGGGTCCTGAAGAGACCGTGGCTCCGTCTTCCCGGTCGACGCCCCGGGGCGACGAGTGCGGATCCGCCAGCGGTTCCCGCGCGTGCTCCAGGTTGGGCGGGAGCCGGGCGCCCCCTCGCGGCAGTCCTGGGGAATCTCTGA